Proteins encoded by one window of Haematobia irritans isolate KBUSLIRL chromosome 2, ASM5000362v1, whole genome shotgun sequence:
- the LOC142224254 gene encoding uncharacterized protein LOC142224254, with amino-acid sequence MVLKTTVIANDSALEKTGGNDNMNQMVVNTTDFNDNDFNEFVNLSEAIERNNRQRRSKRRSARHNTMVATMTREELFECTNVDDDQFLKSLEYPNSFEESSSSLHKTVLLNSIDNLMKYFDEDVDVPDNSVKNTPIKLKTKGKVASAVASFRNKAKTPSPLSKRKNKQKLEVNTNVEELKKRYETPEKVSANSSAVKSATLSPKMLKKSKVKQMALLFNNKMNSIMRKGSPEPQTPEPISPGLESIASPTFTSTLKPKSPKLKTKAATFIAKLPSPRASPLFKRRQLSKSPSISSLVGSPGMKRKPLQKQPSTTCLVAESVFQQLSVKDKALLYNKFIEDMSKKNPKFSKHGQILESNVQKEIARGEVVCEKQGSVKHLRDSLEAKLTPTKALSTTLQRFKRSSPESSMLATTPTRNKSKEFEDVVRPQTPQTPKTPETKSPNDSEDLLHVSTLTVVLKPSPEVKKYATKPRSNRRRKDVRFLTDLGNIEPSFKRTQEMIRSSVIVEPFAPPKKIRRTQHERLAPKMFFQNQHLEKLFYNWLKEKNGVAFDITPVHNKADIIEIVPKNSRDNVIPKHQIDQLLEEAINRLEADKQMQEAVSPVSKELSAINLIKETLEEKETIDSSVIEVELPFEGDIVVEEKVSNAIKESNDPIDSDLGVTSITKTASEDSHTETKDTNMKNSPAKQTKPNRKKKLRRSLTWKKDYSLVESNPVISTDSDSDCRSLNRSLNRSLTGTLSKSKKCTAYVKKLLFKTANTSVCSEPASINQDLSIVELDRSLMRQINSPSKIKDAYTLTVMSSPSPPNESDFCDSDLPRSPFKDLSRSWPSLLEAGPEEEDGLVNDRMGLKNKAVSTEFTDLAKHKMELEQHKLMVDSFIDQGFETGSNEMESPMRPPKKSYNLITELVAENPKSFSTPHRDNPVEQIFTAHCGLPKTIISPIQANTPMHLKNPHMEVIKEDCSLEDVNQLEYSPSAFGENASFFSSAEATHNSTMPPLGVTHKVETSQFWISAGDFTAAVNIHHYEAERLMLLSNIFAQKYLENHDITFGIDDQKFSEDSSLTSEEIRRKIPQMDNCSQYWFSTGDVLLPFAGKPLTKAKIQTFFGYIREFADDKKPVRFGIDSYEFSNTNQSPTATNATYTWTNPSPIKTSDLDQSDFESVELEQSISFSALSSNQSDSCSIKSDDLALNQANNQTYSTQAVEGLKQIFEDARHLNLSKTQTDKLASESQFTVPEMLKTLHNQQEKLKNLEERMLHSCANPAAGKSAVDQFQESPEYMRKLRNIITAIDNIGRGNNGFHACSIEQLESFMFFLSRYADLCLANCTAHIEKILDVVMNQRSFQA; translated from the exons atggTTCTTAAAACAACTGTGATTGCCAACGACTCTGCGCTAGAGAAAACCGGAGGCAATGACAATATGAACCAAATGGTGGTCAATACCACTGATTTCAATGACAATGATTTCAATGAGTTTGTCAATCTATCCGAGGCTATAGAACGTAACAATCGTCAACGGAGATCTAAAAGACGATCGGCTCGCCATAATACCATGGTGGCCACCATGACTCGTGAAGAACTTTTCGAGTGTACCAATGTCGATGACGATCAATTCCTGAAATCTTTGGAATATCCAAACTCCTTTGAAGAGAGTAGCAGTAGCTTGCATAAAACAGTTCTATTGAATAGCATAGACAATCTCATGAAGTATTTCGATGAAGATGTTGATGTTCCAGATAATTCAGTAAAGAATACCCCCATAAAACTAAAGACTAAAGGAAAAGTAGCCTCTGCTGTGGCCAGTTTCCGTAATAAGGCGAAAACTCCTTCGCCTTTGTCGAAACGTAAGAATAAACAAAAACTGGAGGTGAACACCAATGTGGAAGAACTCAAGAAGCGTTACGAAACTCCCGAAAAAGTATCTGCAAACTCCTCGGCAGTCAAATCGGCTACATTAAGCccaaagatgttgaagaaatccAAGGTAAAACAAATGGCCTTGCTGTTCAATAACAAAATGAATTCGATAATGCGAAAAGGATCCCCAGAGCCTCAAACTCCCGAACCAATATCACCTGGCTTGGAATCTATAGCCTCACCCACGTTCACTTCAACTCTTAAACCGAAATCACCTAAACTCAAGACCAAAGCTGCCACCTTCATTGCTAAGTTGCCTAGCCCACGAGCAAGTCCTCTTTTCAAAAGAAGGCAATTATCAAAATCTCCCAGTATTTCATCATTGGTGGGTAGTCCTGGTATGAAACGGAAACCCTTACAAAAACAACCGAGTACTACATGTTTGGTGGCTGAAAGTGTTTTCCAACAGCTATCGGTGAAGGACAAGGCTTTGCTCTATAACAAATTCATAGAGGATATGTCCAAGAAGAATCCCAAATTCAGTAAACATGGCCAGATTTTAGAGAGCAATGTTCAGAAGGAAATAGCCCGGGGAGAAGTTGTATGTGAGAAGCAAGGATCAGTGAAACATTTACGTGATTCTCTGGAAGCTAAACTAACCCCAACTAAGGCTTTATCGACCACACTTCAAAGGTTCAAACGTTCTTCGCCTGAATCGTCAATGCTTGCCACAACTCCCACTCGAAACAAATCCAAAGAATTCGAAGATGTTGTAAGACCCCAAACACCACAAACTCCGAAGACACCTGAGACCAAATCTCCCAATGACAGTGAAGATCTCTTGCATGTCAGTACTCTAACCGTAGTTCTCAAACCTAGTCCCGAAGTAAAAAAGTACGCCACAAAGCCTCGTAGTAATCGCCGAAGGAAAGATGTACGTTTCCTTACCGATTTGGGTAACATTGAGCCCAGCTTTAAAAGAACCCAGGAAATGATACGCTCCTCGGTTATTGTAGAgccatttgctcctccaaaaaagATTCGCCGCACTCAACACGAACGATTGGCcccgaaaatgttttttcagAACCAACATTTGGAAAAGCTTTTCTATAACTGGCTAAAGGAGAAAAATGGTGTGGCCTTTGATATTACGCCGGTCCACAATAAGGCCGATATCATTGAAATTGTACCGAAGAATTCAAGAGATAATGTTATACCGAAACATCAAATAGATCAATTGCTGGAGGAAGCCATCAATAGATTGGAAGCAGACAAACAAATGCAGGAAGCCGTTAGCCCAGTGAGCAAAGAATTATCGGCTATTAATCTCATAAAAGAGACTCTGGAAGAGAAGGAAACTATTGATTCCTCAGTAATTGAAGTGGAACTACCATTCGAAGGTGATATAGTAGTAGAGGAGAAGGTGTCCAATGCCATTAAAGAATCCAATGATCCCATTGATAGTGATCTAGGAGTAACTAGCATAACCAAG ACCGCTAGTGAAGATTCTCATACTGAAACAAAGGACACGAATATGAAAAATTCTCCAGCTAAACAAACAAAGCCCAAtcgcaaaaagaaattgagacgTTCATTAACCTGGAAAAAGGATTATTCCTTAGTGGAATCCAATCCAGTCATATCTACAGATTCCGACTCCGATTGTAGATCACTCAACAGATCTCTTAACAGATCTCTCACAGGTACTCTCTCCAAATCCAAGAAATGTACGGCTTATGTCAAGAAATTGCTTTTCAAAACTGCCAACACTTCGGTATGCTCTGAACCGGCCAGCATTAATCAGGATTTGAGTATAGTAGAATTGGATCGTTCTCTCATGCGTCAAATCAATTCACCATCGAAAATTAAGGATGCCTATACCTTAACGGTGATGTCTTCACCATCGCCACCGAACGAAAGTGATTTCTGTGACTCAGATCTACCACGATCACCCTTTAAGGATCTTTCGCGATCTTGGCCCTCATTGCTTGAAGCCGGTCCCGAAGAAGAGGATGGGTTGGTTAACGACAGAATGGGTCTTAAGAACAAAGCAGTATCGACGGAATTCACTGATTTGGCTAAACATAAAATGGAACTGGAGCAACATAAACTTATGGTGGATAGTTTCATAGATCAAGGTTTCGAGACGGGGTCCAATGAAATGGAATCACCCATGCGGCCTCCCAAAAAATCCTACAACTTAATAACAGAGCTTGTGGCAGAAAATCCCAAAAGTTTCTCTACGCCCCATAGAGATAATCCAGTAGAGCAAATTTTCACAGCCCATTGTGGTTTACCAAAGACCATTATTAGCCCCATTCAAGCCAATACTCCTATGCATCTGAAAAATCCTCACATGGAGGTTATCAAGGAAGATTGTTCCTTGGAAGATGTCAACCAATTGGAATATTCCCCGAGCGCTTTTGGGGAAAATGCCAGTTTCTTTAGTAGTGCTGAAGCCACTCATAACTCAACGATGCCTCCATTGGGAGTTACTCATAAGGTGGAGACTTCACAATTTTGGATTTCTGCTGGAGACTTTACTGCCGCCGTGAATATTCATCACTACGAAGCGGAAAGGTTAATGCTATTGAGCAACATTTTTGCCCAGAAGTATTTGGAAAATCATGACATTACCTTTGGCATAGATGATCAGAAATTTTCCGAAGATTCGTCGCTAACATCAGAGGAGATTCGCAGAAAAATTCCCCAAATGGATAATTGTTCACAATATTGGTTCTCCACTGGAGATGTTCTGTTACCATTTGCTGGAAAGCCTTTAACCAAAGCCAAAATCCAGACGTTCTTTGGTTATATACGAGAATTTGCGGATGATAAAAAGCCCGTAAGATTTGGCATAGACAGCTATGAGTTCTCCAATACCAATCAATCTCCCACAGCTACAAATGCCACATACACCTGGACCAATCCATCGCCCATTAAAACCAGTGATTTGGATCAATCCGATTTTGAATCTGTTGAACTGGAACAGAGTATAAGTTTTTCAGCTTTGAGCAGTAATCAATCGGACAGCTGTTCCATTAAAAGCGATGATCTAGCCCTAAATCAAGCGAATAATCAAACCTATTCCACACAGGCTGTTGAGGGCCTAAAGCAAATATTTGAAGATGCTCGCCATTTAAATCTGAGTAAAACTCAAACCGATAAATTAGCCTCAGAATCACAATTCACTGTACCCGAAATGCTTAAAACTCTGCACAATCAACAGGAGAAACTTAAAAATCTTGAGGAACGTATGCTACATAGCTGTGCCAATCCAGCTGCTGGAAAATCTGCTGTGGACCAATTCCAAGAATCACCGGAATATATGCGTAAATTGCGTAACATCATCACTGCCATTGATAATATAGGACGTGGTAATAATGGCTTCCATGCCTGTTCCATTGAACAATTGGAGAGTTTTATGTTCTTCCTAAGTCGTTATGCTGATCTCTGTTTGGCCAATTGCACGGcacatattgagaaaattttggatGTGGTTATGAACCAACGTTCATTTCAggcctaa